From a single Kryptolebias marmoratus isolate JLee-2015 linkage group LG17, ASM164957v2, whole genome shotgun sequence genomic region:
- the LOC108235891 gene encoding sulfotransferase 2B1-like isoform X2, giving the protein MTEADLYLSYKGMLLPKAVHTPESLRHFEEFAFRSDDVVIVTYPKSGTTWMQEIVPLVLSGGDPASVETLHNWDRVPWLEETRAPVLNLEDRPSPRMFTTHFHHDMMPASFFTAKPKVIYVMRNPKDVFTSFFHYHGMVSFLVDPNPQSEFLHKFLDGKVIFGTWFDHVKSWLSVDERQRILHISYEELTEDLKDAVRKIAQFLEKPLDAEAIERIAHRCLFKNMKKNKMSNYSLVPLDIMDQTKSEFFRKGVVGDWKNQLTVAEAEYFDAVYKEKMKDVKYTFPWD; this is encoded by the exons ATGACTGAAGCGGACTTGTACCTTTCCTATAAAGGAATGCTTTTGCCCAAAGCCGTCCACACTCCGGAGAGCCTCAGGCACTTTGAGGAGTTCGCGTTCCGCTCGGACGACGTCGTCATCGTCACGTATCCCAAGTCAG GCACAACTTGGATGCAGGAGATTGTTCCTCTGGTCCTAAGCGGCGGAGATCCAGCCTCAGTCGAGACTCTCCATAACTGGGACCGCGTTCCTTGGCTGGAGGAGACTCGGGCCCCTGTCCTCAACCTGGAGGACAGGCCGTCGCCGCGCATGTTCACAACTCATTTTCACCATGACATGATGCCGGCCTCCTTCTTCACTGCGAAGCCGAAG GTGATCTACGTCATGAGGAACCCCAAAGACGTGTTCACCTCTTTCTTTCACTACCATGGCATGGTGTCCTTCCTGGTAGATCCAAACCCACAGAGCGAGTTCCTCCACAAGTTCCTCGATGGAAAAG TCATATTCGGCACGTGGTTTGATCACGTGAAGAGCTGGCTGAGCGTCGACGAGAGGCAGCGGATTCTGCACATCTCCTACGAGGAGCTAACCGAG GACCTGAAGGACGCCGTGAGGAAAATCGCCCAGTTCCTGGAGAAGCCGCTGGACGCCGAGGCGATCGAGCGGATCGCGCACAGGTGCTTATTCAAGAACATGAAGAAGAACAAGATGTCCAACTATTCATTGGTTCCTCTTGATATCATGGACCAGACAAAGTCTGAGTTCTTCAGGAAAG GAGTAGTTGGAGACTGGAAGAACCAGCTTACAGTAGCAGAGGCCGAGTACTTTGATGCTGTttacaaagagaaaatgaaagacGTGAAGTACACATTTCCATGGGATTAA
- the LOC108235891 gene encoding sulfotransferase 2B1-like isoform X1, whose protein sequence is MTEADLYLSYKGMLLPKAVHTPESLRHFEEFAFRSDDVVIVTYPKSGTTWMQEIVPLVLSGGDPASVETLHNWDRVPWLEETRAPVLNLEDRPSPRMFTTHFHHDMMPASFFTAKPKVIYVMRNPKDVFTSFFHYHGMVSFLVDPNPQSEFLHKFLDGKVIFGTWFDHVKSWLSVDERQRILHISYEELTEQDLKDAVRKIAQFLEKPLDAEAIERIAHRCLFKNMKKNKMSNYSLVPLDIMDQTKSEFFRKGVVGDWKNQLTVAEAEYFDAVYKEKMKDVKYTFPWD, encoded by the exons ATGACTGAAGCGGACTTGTACCTTTCCTATAAAGGAATGCTTTTGCCCAAAGCCGTCCACACTCCGGAGAGCCTCAGGCACTTTGAGGAGTTCGCGTTCCGCTCGGACGACGTCGTCATCGTCACGTATCCCAAGTCAG GCACAACTTGGATGCAGGAGATTGTTCCTCTGGTCCTAAGCGGCGGAGATCCAGCCTCAGTCGAGACTCTCCATAACTGGGACCGCGTTCCTTGGCTGGAGGAGACTCGGGCCCCTGTCCTCAACCTGGAGGACAGGCCGTCGCCGCGCATGTTCACAACTCATTTTCACCATGACATGATGCCGGCCTCCTTCTTCACTGCGAAGCCGAAG GTGATCTACGTCATGAGGAACCCCAAAGACGTGTTCACCTCTTTCTTTCACTACCATGGCATGGTGTCCTTCCTGGTAGATCCAAACCCACAGAGCGAGTTCCTCCACAAGTTCCTCGATGGAAAAG TCATATTCGGCACGTGGTTTGATCACGTGAAGAGCTGGCTGAGCGTCGACGAGAGGCAGCGGATTCTGCACATCTCCTACGAGGAGCTAACCGAG CAGGACCTGAAGGACGCCGTGAGGAAAATCGCCCAGTTCCTGGAGAAGCCGCTGGACGCCGAGGCGATCGAGCGGATCGCGCACAGGTGCTTATTCAAGAACATGAAGAAGAACAAGATGTCCAACTATTCATTGGTTCCTCTTGATATCATGGACCAGACAAAGTCTGAGTTCTTCAGGAAAG GAGTAGTTGGAGACTGGAAGAACCAGCTTACAGTAGCAGAGGCCGAGTACTTTGATGCTGTttacaaagagaaaatgaaagacGTGAAGTACACATTTCCATGGGATTAA